Genomic segment of Rhodocaloribacter litoris:
ACGTCTCCGGCGGCGTCCTCTGGGGGCGCGACCTGGCCCGCCTCGTGCCCGAATACCACGAGGAGGACGGCTTTGAGCGGTTCGTCAACCACCGGCGGCTGACGTTCATGGACGCGCAGTCCGCCTTTACGATCGACTTCAAGTCCAGCCATTTCGACGCGCCGCCCTACAGCGGCGTCACCGTCCTCCGCGCCCGCTTCGACGCCTGGCTGGCCGAGAAGGTGCAGGCCGCCATCGACGCCAGCGACGTGGCCGACGAATCGTTCCTGGCCACAAACATCCTCGTCGAGGAGGTGCTCATGGAAGACGGCCGGGCCGTGGGCATCCGCGCGGGCGAGGAGAAGTTCTACGCCGACGTGGTCTTGCTGGCCGAGGGCGTCAACAACCTGCTGACCCGCCAGGTGGGCCTGCAGGCGGACTACGTCCCGGCCGACTACGTGGCCGTCGGGGTCAAGGAGGTCATCGGCTTCGACCGCAACGTGCTGGAGGACCGCTTCCAGCTCCGCGGGCGCAGCGGCCTGACGAACGAGTTCGTCGGCTATGCCAGCGGCGGCGTCGAGGGCGGGGGCTTCCTGTACACGAACACCGAATCGGTCTCCCTCGGCCTCGTGCTCGGGATGAAAGACCTGCGCGAGAAGGGGAGAAAACCCTACGATCTCCTCAACGAGTTCAAGGCACACCCTGTGGTGGCGGACATGATCCGGGGCGGGGAGGTGCTCGAGTATTCGGCGCACGTCGTCTCGGTGGGCGACCTGCGGGGCATGCCGCGGGAGGTCTACGCGGACGGCGTGCTCATCGCGGGCGAGGCCGCCGGGCTGCTGCTCAACGCGGGCAGGGCCATCCAGGGGATGGACTACGCCATGCGCTCGGGCATCCTGGCCGCCGAGACGGTCATCGCCGCCCGGGAGCGGGGCGACTTCTCGGCGGCGACGCTGAAAAACTACCGCACGGCGCTGGAGAACAGCTACGTGATGAAGGACCTGCGCACGTTCCAGGACGCCGTCCACCTGCTGCACAGCCCGATGATGTTCGGCCCGGTGCCGGAGCTGATCTGCGACTTCGGGCGGCAGTTCTTCACCGTGGACAGCGCCCCGACGCCCAGGGCCGGCCAGATGCTGCGGGCCGCCATCAAACGCCACGCCTCCTACTGGGACCTCATCAAACTCGGGATCAAGGCGGCCCGGGCGCTGTAGACTGACGCGGTACACGGCCGGAAACGCTTGGCGCCGAACGTGAAACGTTCAGCGCGCAACGCACCAACAGGATCCTCATGCAGAAGCTCTCGATCTCGGAACGGCTCGGGCTGGTCAACTACCGCAACCAGGGGCGGAGCCAGGCGACCCCGCACATTCTCGTCGACACGTCGATCTGCAACAGCGTTTGCCCGCACAAGTGCACCACGTATGTGTGCCCGGCCAACTGCTACACGCTCGACGATGAAGGCCACGTGCATTTCCAGTTCGAGGACTGCATCGAGTGCGGCACGTGCCTGTATGCCTGCGATCAGGGGGCGGTCACCTGGCGCTTCCCCGATCCGGAAACCGGGCGCGGGGTGAACTGGAGCCTGGGTTGAAGACGGCCCTCGGTGCCTGCACAGGCAGATCGGGATATCGACGCACCGTTATGCTGCACGAGAAGATACCGGTGCCGGCTCCCGGGGAATACGCCCCGTTCTATGCCGGCTACGTCGAGGCGGTCGCCGGGGAGGACGTGGCGGAGGTCCTGCGGAGCCAGCCTGTGGAACTGCGGGCGCTGCTGGGGAGCCTCTCGGATGAGGCC
This window contains:
- a CDS encoding FAD-dependent oxidoreductase, producing MDEKFDCIIVGGGIAGLSAAMILARANVRFLLIERGEFCGAKNVSGGVLWGRDLARLVPEYHEEDGFERFVNHRRLTFMDAQSAFTIDFKSSHFDAPPYSGVTVLRARFDAWLAEKVQAAIDASDVADESFLATNILVEEVLMEDGRAVGIRAGEEKFYADVVLLAEGVNNLLTRQVGLQADYVPADYVAVGVKEVIGFDRNVLEDRFQLRGRSGLTNEFVGYASGGVEGGGFLYTNTESVSLGLVLGMKDLREKGRKPYDLLNEFKAHPVVADMIRGGEVLEYSAHVVSVGDLRGMPREVYADGVLIAGEAAGLLLNAGRAIQGMDYAMRSGILAAETVIAARERGDFSAATLKNYRTALENSYVMKDLRTFQDAVHLLHSPMMFGPVPELICDFGRQFFTVDSAPTPRAGQMLRAAIKRHASYWDLIKLGIKAARAL
- a CDS encoding ferredoxin family protein translates to MQKLSISERLGLVNYRNQGRSQATPHILVDTSICNSVCPHKCTTYVCPANCYTLDDEGHVHFQFEDCIECGTCLYACDQGAVTWRFPDPETGRGVNWSLG